From Aspergillus fumigatus Af293 chromosome 3, whole genome shotgun sequence, a single genomic window includes:
- a CDS encoding putative protein kinase: protein MVSFEDPTVLADFTDSQLAIPTPFKIDSAGRPVYQSHNDFGPLKSLRSIPQLVDFGLATRLEEDDDWGVWPIQSDHYRAPEVILGNGWQMPADIWNLGVLLWDMIDGKELFRHIHDKEGRYDARLHIAEMIALLGPPPPEVIQRYQYMREYSWPKPVKREDGRVCETAEEYFCGPFFDEKGCFLYENLIPNRKLSDTASFLGGEEKETFLDLAKRMLVWHPDARETAGELAGHPFLQPKHTIA from the exons ATGGTCTCATTTGAGGACCCAACCGTGCTTGCTGATTTCACGGATTCTCAGCTTGCAATACCGACGCCTTTCAAGATTGATTCGGCGGGACGACCAGTGTATCAATCCCATAATGACTTCGGGCCACTCAAAAGCCTGAGGAGTATACCACAGCTTGTCGACTTTGGCTTGGCAACCAGactcgaggaagacgacgactgGGGCGTTTGGCCAATTCAGTCAGACCACTATCGGGCACCAGAGGTGATACTGGGTAATGGATGGCAAATGCCTGCGGATATTTGGAATCTTGGAGTTCTG TTGTGGGATATGATTGATGGCAAAGAGCTATTTCGGCATATTCATGATAAAGAAGGTCGCTACGATGCTAGACTGCACATCGCCGAAATGATAGCCCTACTCGgtccacctcctccagaggTCATACAAAGGTATCAATATATGCGAGAGTACTCGTGGCCGAAACCTGTCAAACGAGAAGATGGCAGAGTATGCGAGACCGCGGAGGAGTACTTCTGTGGGCCATTCTTTGACGAAAAAG GTTGCTTCCTCTACGAAAACCTGATCCCCAACCGCAAACTAAGCGATACAGCTTCATTCCTTgggggagaggagaaggaaacgTTTTTGGACCTCGCCAAGAGAATGCTTGTCTGGCACCCAGATGCGAGAGAAACGGCCGGCGAACTGGCTGGGCACCCTTTCCTTCAACCAAAGCATACAATCGCCTGA